In the Anguilla anguilla isolate fAngAng1 chromosome 7, fAngAng1.pri, whole genome shotgun sequence genome, one interval contains:
- the LOC118231459 gene encoding rab11 family-interacting protein 1-like gives MSFINIEDDQRWVPTHVQVTVLRGRGLRAKGKHGTSDVYTVIQVGKDKFTTAVVEKTTAPEWSEECAFELLPGVLEAGGRSAYPAGSSDLALTVNHRALIGPDVFLGHVVLPLDKVFQDRICLRNEWYKLRSKSGRKEKERGELQVTVQFTRNNLTASMFDLSVKDKPRSAFGKLKDRMSGKMRGDVESTSAIVPGGYAVLSGGGRRISGEGEADDDEGRRGKVKSFFLKGRLRRSSDVQSSTSLASECSGASSPGGSLSPTAGVNMLVSDLSNSPSEDSNHPADSSPVHPVQPPPKLMTHKRAFSDEVSRITVALPRPRAVETLRAQNSSLSRSSLCINGIHVYGAEPLGPSGGGGTLPATLGLLQKCAPLSRSLQNLARRADDPRRSPGTARRWSFDRAGKEEKVAPPAAAAASLGQSMEAAMPTVPTAMVGPDSAGEGKKQKRNLFSHGRGESAGKGSDTPKAEQGQAPPHTEERYKGWFSAKDSQNKPSQEVSPMVETSTDAPCHPSPCSPNRLLPCPSPASASPGSGHNANPFTPSPATPPISPSNPFLTRLQCNPFYEELLADQALKSTLPTQPRPSSSPLWPSATAPSRLGAPTTTPNAVPQRPFVPQRERPKGVSRQRSLPALLPRTSNSSPNPFTPRSLSESGCEWDEFEAFATNRLKSPRGPNPRRNGGVKEWPVGGIAEETVANEASIPAGKVPPLPPRWPVRTPVKECRSDSWLDRAQELAVKKEACLLSQTDAASMLHRKEGERKRNTPCSFQDLLSEEKAKTTEPLMKPSNYDPSSRYDCPVSSFSDMSAALQHQDSLRMSGCDAEGLAWNHRLQQGQTSGEQGLNNETNLSSPPEFFPLEMPEGLYEEVSTSGTFVEVEDKLPSLLMETYSNKSEAQGAKTVSTATIPTHILCMGNQKSHVNSATALEPVPNVTTIHPSTTNTKMFDSKVNAQVSNKNICDSQLGSIDSAPSGGARIDNVFEINNNTDKDFGMSLSTLGPLPNKVHQNKCHSLTSNTIPNSTTVSVDCGDAGGCMPVAPGPIVRSTFGMNRNAAEVLVLESDFNISTEPVEAPSSEIRHPPGTSAEGSASGNANKGVIGKECSQAEWPPRDQKTAMPSQDSHLSDTFQGNLKQENGTSNLKTSNKASIAHPNCSNPLPSHCTETNESRTVYEPGALNSCTPAEDKTIGETTEIEHGHHPVKSTAGEDTAEKDGSLFKATCSSNDPSFIELSQEDGCNKQEVSEPPPKPPRLCNESAIAGQYVNEGPNASQEAVFCRKGGCAEPSMMECPLSESTQKISFEDLHAKVAPGSRSQTQPRLPLHGSAPWASASSQAAKTNAPSTIFPPPALILPTVRPIAGTAQTTATPSSTAPPVIGSAHTVLPKETYPATSSLSHQESSPHPVKPLTASALQGEKKPEGRSVLVSGLEKLKSTIHPGRASQPAEPGSESSKSLSERAAQYDHLTNNEIIALLLQREAELEKKGVEFEKQGALLEKREVELKKMKVQVRDLEDYIDRLLVRIMEQTPTILQVRSRYK, from the exons ATGGTATAAGCTGCGCTCCAAGTCGGGGAGAAAGGAGAAGGAGCGGGGGGAGCTCCAGGTCACGGTCCAGTTCACCCGGAACAACCTGACGGCCAGCATGTTCGACCTCTCCGTCAAAGACAAGCCGCGCTCCGCCTTCGGCAAGCTCAAGGACCGCATGTCCGGCAAGATGCGGGGGGACGTGGAGTCCACCTCCGCCATCGTCCCGGGGGGTTATGCCGTCCTGTCGGGCGGGGGGAGGCGCATCTCCGGGGAGGGCGAGGCGGACGACGACGAGGGCCGGCGGGGCAAGGTGAAGAGCTTCTTCCTCAAGGGCCGGCTGCGCAGGTCGTCGGACGTGCAGTCCAGCACGTCGCTGGCCTCCGAGTGCAGCGGGGCCTCGTCCCCCGGGGGGAGCCTCAGCCCCACCGCCGGGGTCAACATGCTGGTGTCCGACCTCTCCAACTCCCCCAGCGAGGACAGCAACCACCCGGCCGACAGCAGCCCCG tgcATCCTGTCCAGCCTCCCCCCAAGCTTATGACCCACAAGAGGGCGTTCAGCGACGAGGTCAGCAGGATCACCGTGGCCCTGCCCAGGCCCCGTGCCGTGGAGACGCTGCGGGCCCAGAATTCCTCCCTGTCCCGCTCCTCGCTTTGCATTAACGGGATCCATGTATACGGGGCGGAGCCGCTGGGGCCCAGCGGGGGCGGCGGCACCCTGCCCGCCACCCTGGGGCTGCTCCAAAAGTGCGCCCCCCTCTCGCGGTCGCTCCAGAACCTGGCCCGGCGGGCCGATGACCCTCGCAGGAGCCCCGGCACTGCCCGACGCTGGTCTTTCGACCGGGCCGggaaggaggagaaggtggCCCCACCCGCGGCGGCCGCCGCCTCCTTGGGCCAGTCAATGGAGGCCGCCATGCCGACTGTTCCCACGGCAATGGTGGGGCCAGATTCAGCCGGCGAGGGTAAGAAGCAGAAGAGGAATCTTTTCTCCCATGGGAGGGGCGAGTCAGCAGGGAAGGGCTCAGACACGCCCAAGGCAGAGCAGgggcaggccccgccccacacTGAGGAGAGATATAAGGGATGGTTCAGTGCCAAGGACTCACAGAACAAGCCAAG CCAGGAAGTGTCTCCTATGGTAGAAACCAGCACAGATGCACCCTGTCACCCTTCACCTTGCTCCCCCAATCGCTTGCTGCCTTGCCCCTCCCCTGCTTCTGCTTCACCAGGCAGTGGGCATAATGCTAAccccttcaccccctcccctgctACCCCACCCATATCTCCCTCCAACCCCTTCCTCACCCGTCTGCAGTGCAACCCCTTCTATGAGGAGCTCCTTGCCGATCAGGCGCTAAAATCTACCCTACCTACACAACCGCGCCCCTCCAGCTCTCCCCTCTGGCCCTCCGCAACTGCCCCTTCCAGGCTCGgcgcccccaccaccacccccaatGCTGTGCCTCAGAGACCATTTGTTCCTCAGAGGGAGCGCCCCAAGGGTGTGTCCCGACAGAGGTCCCTTCCCGCCCTACTGCCCAGAACTTCTAACTCCTCCCCCAACCCCTTCACCCCACGCTCCCTGTCTGAGAGCGGCTGCGAGTGGGATGAGTTTGAAGCCTTCGCGACCAACAGGCTGAAGTCACCGCGAGGTCCCAATCCCAGAAGGAACGGCGGAGTCAAGGAGTGGCCTGTGGGTGGGATTGCAGAGGAGACTGTGGCTAATGAAGCATCAATCCCAGCCGGGAAAGTCCCGCCTCTTCCCCCGCGATGGCCTGTGAGGACTCCGGTGAAAGAGTGCCGCAGTGACAGCTGGCTGGACAGAGCCCAGGAGCTAGCAGTGAAGAAGGAGGCATGTCTGCTGTCTCAGACAGATGCGGCTTCCATGCTACACCGCAAGGAGGGGGAGCGCAAGAGAAACACCCCTTGCTCATTCCAGGATCTCCTTTCTGAGGAGAAAGCCAAAACGACAGAACCACTCATGAAACCCTCCAACTATGATCCATCGTCAAGGTATGATTGTCCTGTGAGCAGCTTCTCTGACATGTCCGCAGCGTTGCAACACCAAGATAGTCTTAGGATGTCAGGCTGTGACGCTGAGGGCTTGGCATGGAACCACAGGCTTCAACAAGGACAAACTTCTGGAGAACAAGGACTCAACAATGAAACAAACCTGAGCAGCCCACCTGAGTTCTTCCCCTTAGAAATGCCTGAAGGATTATATGAAGAAGTTTCTACAAGCGGTACTTTTGTAGAAGTGGAAGACAAGCTTCCTTCACTTTTAATGGaaacatacagtaataaatCAGAGGCCCAAGGAGCTAAGACTGTTTCCACTGCCACTATCCCAACACACATACTCTGTATGGGTAACCAGAAGTCCCATGTCAATTCTGCTACTGCACTTGAGCCTGTTCCTAATGTTACCACCATCCATCCAAGCACGACTAACACCAAAATGTTTGATTCTAAAGTTAACGCACAAGTctccaataaaaacatttgtgattCACAGCTTGGCAGTATTGACTCTGCTCCTTCTGGTGGTGCCAGGATTGACAATGTCTTTGAGATAAACAACAACACAGACAAAGATTTTGGCATGTCTCTATCTACTCTTGGACCCCTCCCTAACAAAGTGCACCAAAATAAATGCCACAGCTTGACCTCAAACACCATCCCAAATTCCACTACTGTGTCGGTGGATTGTGGCGATGCAGGCGGCTGCATGCCTGTTGCTCCTGGTCCAATTGTGAGATCTACATTTGGGATGAACAGAAATGCTGCTGAAGTTCTGGTCCTGGAGTCAGATTTCAATATTTCTACAGAACCAGTGGAAGCTCCTTCTTCTGAGATCCGGCATCCACCTGGGACTTCTGCGGAAGGAAGTGCTTCAGGGAATGCTAACAAAGGGGTCATTGGCAAAGAATGCTCTCAGGCAGAATGGCCACCCAGAGACCAAAAGACAGCGATGCCCAGCCAGGACTCACATCTCAGCGACACATTTCAAGGAAATCTTAAACAGGAAAATGGAACCTCAAACTTGAAGACATCAAACAAAGCTTCTATAGCTCATCCTAACTGCAGCAACCCTTTGCCAAGTCATTGTACAGAGACAAATGAGTCAAGAACTGTATATGAACCAGGGGCACTTAACTCCTGTACTCCTGCTGAAGATAAAACTATTGGGGAAACCACAGAGATAGAACATGGTCATCATCCTGTGAAATCCACCGCCGGTGAAGACACAGCGGAAAAGGATGGCTCTTTGTTCAAGGCTACATGCTCCTCGAATGATCCTTCTTTCATTGAGCTATCGCAGGAGGATGGATGCAACAAGCAGGAAGTTAGCGAGCCACCGCCCAAACCACCCAGGCTTTGTAACGAGTCAGCAATAGCTGGTCAATATGTGAACGAGGGACCTAACGCAAGCCAGGAGGCTGTATTTTGCAGGAAGGGTGGGTGTGCAGAACCGAGTATGATGGAATGTCCTCTTTctgaaagcacacagaaaatcaGCTTTGAGGATCTCCATGCCAAAGTGGCCCCAGGCTCAAGAAGTCAGACTCAGCCCAGGCTCCCACTGCATGGCTCTGCTCCTTGGGCTTCTGCCTCCTCCCAAGCAGCTAAAACTAACGCTCCGTCCACCATCTTCCCCCCGCCCGCCCTGATCCTCCCTACTGTGAGGCCAATAGCAGGGACCGCCCAGACCACCGCTACCCCCTCCTCCACTGCTCcgcctgtgattggctcagcGCACACAGTTCTGCCCAAGGAGACATACCCGGCTACCAGCTCCCTGTCCCACCAAGAGAGCAG CCCCCACCCTGTGAAGCCACTGACCGCTTCAGCTCTCCAGGGAGAAAAGAAGCCAGAAGGCCGCTCAGTACTGGTCAGTGGTTTGGAGAAGCTCAAGTCCACCATTCACCCGGGGCGAGCGTCCCAGCCAGCTGAGCCTGGGAGTGAGAGTAGCAAG TCTCTTTCAGAGAGAGCAGCCCAGTACGACCACCTTACCAACAACGAAATCATCGCTCTGTTACTGCAGCGAGAGGCGGAGCTGGAGAAAAAGGGGGTGGAGTTTGAAAAGCAGGGGGCATTGCTGGAGAAGCGGGAGGTAGAGCTAAAGAAGATGAAGGTACAGGTGCGGGATCTGGAGGACTACATCGACAGGCTGTTGGTGCGCATCATGGAGCAGACGCCCACAATTCTGCAGGTGCGCTCCAGATACAAGTGA